The window GTTTTTTTTAGTGAATCCTTGTTAGACTCACCTTCAAATAAATCTTGAGCACAACTACTGGCGGAAATAAAAACTATTGTAATTAATAATATTAATCTCATATTAGATTTTTGGATGTATTTAGTAAATCAATTGAATAAAATGTACTTTACATTTTATTCAACGTACCCCCTAATCTAATTAAGTTCTTGTGATTAGAGAAGAAATTTTGCAAGGCGGGTTTAAATTTATTTTAACCGGAATTTTTATAACTTTTAAATTGCTGCAATATTTCATTTACTCTAAAATTACACGGCCCGACCATATCTTAAACCATTTATACTTTTAAAAATCCACTTAAAAATCAGCCAAAAAAGAATTTTACAGTTAAAAACCTACCTTCTTAATACATTTGATAACTCTTTATTTGTATTTTATATATTAAAAAAGTATTTTCAATGTGGTTAATTATATTTTACATCAAACCCAAACAATATGAGTACGAAAAACACAGTTTCTATTTCAATCCCGGAAGCGGAATTGTAAACCGTTAAAGAAGCCATCGCTACCCTTAAAAACACTTTAAGCCCCTACATGATTGCAATTAGTTCCGTCGAGAGGCAGAAGGTGCCTAAAATGGGGGATGGTAGCATTCCTTTTGTGGAAAAAGTAATGGAATATGCTCAAGAAGACGGCCAATTTCTCCCACCCTATATGGATTTAGATGAATTGAATAAGGATTGGGAAGCGATCAAAGGCCTGATGCCGCTGCTTAGGGAATTGCAACAAGTAGAAAGCAACCTGAATGACACCGTAATGATGGCAGGATCTGAAGCCTATATAGGAGCACTTAGCTACTACAACTCTGTGAAATATGGTGCCAAACTCAATGTAGCAGATGCCAAAGTGATCCATGATGATCTAAAACAGCGCTTTCTAAGAGCCAAATATGGTTCTTCCGATGAATCCAATAACTAAATAATAAAAAATGCTTATGTCACCCCAAATCAATTGAAGGGTACAGTCAAAATCTATTGAACTGTACCCTATTATTTTTTCGGTGATTTGCAATCTCCCTTTTTTTTTCTCCTTTTGCACCTGTATTCAAACAGCTAATAACGAATTAAAAACATCGAATTATTCGGTTCTACCATCGAATTTTTACCCTTTTTGGTCGAATTACCGAGCTTCTATCTCAATTGATCTGCCAAAAAGGCGGAATTTTCCGGATAAAAAATTGAAAACTCCACCTCAAAGCTCGAATTTTGAAGCTAAAAACTGAAATGGGTACCCTTGAAGGTACCATTCTCTACTTTGGGATACCAATTTTCTCACCCATACCCATAAAATTCCGGCAATTTTGTCATATTTTCGACGATAAGACCAAAATGATGTCCCTTTTTGGTCGAAATTTCGATGGTTTAGGTCGAAAATTTGAGTTCAAAGGTGGAAAATTCGACCTAAAAGGTCGAATGTTGTCAGTTTTAGGCACTACCCCTATGTTTCTTGTCAGAAATTGGAGTTAGGAAGGTATAAGGGTATGTTCAAGGGTACCCTCTAGGGGTTTTGGGGCACTCAACAAAACCTACCACATCCGCAAACTAGCATTACAATGGGATCTTGTGTCCAATTCCGATCGAGCGAGCCTAAATTGAATCAAAACCTTAATTGTATAACCTTGCAAATTTATTATGCATAGGTTTAGGAAATGATTTCACTGGCTGTTTCTCAAAACACTTCACAAGTATAAGATTAGTTGCCTATGTAACCAACTGTCTCATTATAATTGTAGTATACTATTGAAAGATTCGCAGGCGCTTCCGAATAGGGAAGAATCAAACATTTAATTTTTATGGGATATTAGCTGTTGGAAGGTACATTTTTATCAATTACATACTCCAAAATATCACTTGGCTGGCAGTCCAATGCTTTACAAATTGCTTCTAAGGTACTAAAACGGATAGCTTTCGCCTTACCTGTCTTTAAGATAGAAAGGTTAGATAAAGTTAAATTAACCCTTTCAGAAAGTTCATTGAGAGAGACTTTACGCTTGGCCATTATCACATCTAAATTTACAATAATTGGCATAGCTTAAATTGTCAAGTCATTTTCGGATTTCATATCAATTGCATTTTGCAATAGTTTTTGAAATATTGCCGCTGTGGTAGCAATGACTATTGCTGCAAAAGTAGTAACAATGCAAATGGCAAGAAAGCCCGCTGGGTCGTCCTCTATATTATGAGATATTCTTATGAATAAACCTGCTGCAACAATAAATGCACTTATTGAAATGGCACAATGCTTAATACGCTTTAAAGTGTTAACAGCGTGTGATGAAAACACATTATTTTGTCCGATGTATCCTAGTAATCTGAAAGCCTGGTAAAGTGCAATAAAAAAGAAGAATGATACAGCATATCCATACAAAATGAACGAGTCAAAATATATGTTAAACAAATCTAAATTAGTGGCTCTTCCTTCGGTTAAGGGAAACCAAATCAAAATGGCAAGTGCCACAATTCCGATAAGCAATATGACTGCCTTAAGGAATATTATTGAATATTTATTCATAATGAGTTTACGAAATTTTATAATTATCGATAAAAGTAATAAATAATTATTGATAAACAATAAATATTTATTGCAAAGATGAAATATCAAAAATTCCAACTGGTCTAAGCTTAGCGAAGCGTAACTTAGACCTAAAATTCTGAAAGTTTCCAACTTTCATTTAATAACCTAGTAATCCTCACAAGCAAATTGATAAATTCAACCCCCTCAATAGGAATGGGCTTCAGCCCATTTATTAAAGGACAATGTCATTTCACCCGGCTTTAACCGAAATTTGGATGCGAGAATGGATTTTATATTAACCCTCCCTTTTCTAAACGACCCTATGGCTTTGTCAAGCTCAGCCTCCGGTAGGAGGATTGATACTTTTTATTTTTTATTATAAGGAATTATATCTACTTTTGCATCAACGTTGCATATGAAACCTTATTGCATATATGGGTGTAGCTGAAATTTTAAGCTTTCATGATTTAAAAAGAACAAGCTGTCGAGAAGGAATTCTTGAAGTGATGTTGGTTTCAAAGCAAGCTTTGTCTGAAAATGTAATTAGAGAGCAGCTTAATGGGCATTTCGATCGAACCACCTTTTATAGGTCATTTAAAACGCTTGAAGCCAAGAGGATTATCCACAAAGTGGTAATTGACAATCTACCTGTCAAATATGCCTTAGGAAATACCTTAAATCCCAAGAAAATGCATGCCCATTTCTTTTGTAAGGATTGCAACTCAGTAGAATGCCTTAACAATACACCCATACCCACCTACCCCTTACCTGACGGGTACACCTATTCAGACACTGAGGTCATTATCAAAGGATCTTGCGCCAAATGCAACCAATAAAATGAAGAAAAATTTAATGCTAATGCTAACCTTATTCTTGATATTTGGCTATGCCTTCAGTCAATCTAATCAGGAATTAAAAGGCATTGTTACTGATAAAGAAAATAAACCGTTAAAAGGAGCCTTTGTTAAATTAAATGAGCCAAATAAAGGTACCATTACAAACGATAATGGGGAGTTTATAATTTCAGGTTTACAAAAAGGTACCTATGAAATTAACATTAGATTTCTGGGGTATGAAAATCTTACTAAAACAGTTACCCTTCCGACAAACAATCTTCCTCGGTTCAGTCTAAGTAAAACCCCAATTAGCCTTCAAGAGGTCATCGTCACTGATAACCATGCACTAAATCGTAAAAAAGAGGAATCTTTAGGCATTGAAATTGTAAACGAGGATTACCTGAAGCAAAACCTTGGGGGTAGCCTAATGAAATCCCTTGAAAGACTGCCCGGAATTTCTACCATTGATATTGGTTCAGGCCAATCAAAGCCTGTAATTAGAGGGTTGAGTTTTAACCGCGTAGTGGTGGTTGAAAACAATATCAAACATGAAGCCCAACAATGGGGAGCAGATCATGGACTTGAAATTGACCAGTACGCTGTAGATTATGTTGAAATTATTAAGGGACCTGCTTCTCTAATGTATGGTTCTGATGCCATCGGTGGTGTTATTGACATGAAGAACAATAAGCTTCCGGAGAAAAATACTATCAGTGGCGCAGTAGATATTTCCGGGAAGACAAATAATGATTTTATAGGCACTTCAGTTTCTTTAGAAGGAAGAAAAGATTGGTTTTTTGCTTCCCTCACTGCAACCTTACTCGATTATGGGGACTTTAGAGTGCCTACTGATAGCGTTGATATTTACAATTACCGTGCTGCATTGCACGACAATTATATGAGAAACACGGCCGGGAATGAGCAAAATTTCCACCTTTCTTTCGGCTTAGTGAAAGACAAAATCCAAAGCCGATTTTATTTAAGCAATGTGAACAGTAAAAGTGGATTTTTTGCCAATGCTCATGGATTAGAACCTAGAAATGTAGACACCGATGTTCATGACCGCTCAAGCAGGGATGTTCAATATCCTTTTCAAAAAGTAAACCACCTTAAAATAATCAATAACACAACGATATGGCAAGAAAAGTCAAGATTGGAGTTGGACCTGGGATACCAGCAAAATCATAGAGAAGAATGGAGCCAGTATGTACAACACGGCTATATGCCGGCAATTTTTCCGGATACACTGGACTTTGATATGGATTTGGAACGTAAATTCAATAAAGATATCTATTCTGCAAATGCTAAGTTTTTCTTCGAACCGACAGATAAAACGCAGCTAAACGCAGGAATCAATGGTGAATACAAAGAAAACCAAATAAATGGACGGGGGTTTATCATCCCCGCTTACCGTCAATTAAATATTGGTGGTTTTGTTTTTGGCCGGCATGAACTTTCACCAACCAAGCAATTGCAGGCTGGAATGAGGTATGATTATGGAAGAATAAAGACCTTCTCTTATTTTGATTGGTACCCCTCTCCAATAGATGATGCGGTCGATCCGGAAAACAATTTTCTTCAAAGAGCGGCCACAATCAATCGATCATTCTCTAATTTCACATGGTCTTTGGGCTATAATTACAACCCCGGAAAATGGAATTATAAAGTTAATATAGGCAAGAGTTTCCGGATGCCTATCCCTAAAGAACTTGCAGCCAATGGTGTAAATTATCATCGCTTTAGTTATGAAGTTGGTAACCCTGATTTATCCCCTGAAATGGCTTACCAATTGGACTTAGGTGTCGCATTTGGGTCTAAGATATTTGCAGCCGGTGTATCACCGTTTGTCAATTATTTTTCCAACTATATTTACTTAAACCCAACCTCTGCGCATGACCGCTTGTATGGGAATGGTAATCAAATTTTTATTTATACAGAAAGTAAGGTATTAAGATATGGAGGAGAATTTCATTCCCACTATGAATTAAAGGACTGGCTCCAGCTAGGCCTAATAGGCGAATACATCTATTCCAGACAATTGTCCGGAGAAAAAGAAGGCTATACACTCCCCTTTTCCCCACCTGCATCTGCCATTATAAATCTTAAATACCACGGAAAAACATTGGGCCGAATAGAAAAACCTTACTTATCGGTGGATTATAAAATCACTTCAGCCCAAACCAACATCGTTCCTCCCGAAGTAATCACAAATGGATACCAAGTCTTCAATCTTGGCATGGGAGGAGAAGTTAATCTTTATAAACAAAAGGTCAACCTTTCTTTTCAGGTACAGAACCTCTTGAATAAAAAGTACTTTAACCATACCAGTTATTACCGACTAATAAATGTCCCGGAACCGGGAAGAAACTTTATAGTCAATATGAACATCCCTTTTCATTCAACCAAAACACTATAAACAAGCACTACAAACCATGAAAAAATATATCTCATTTACCCCTAATTTAACATCCTTTAGTTTGAACCTTTTGATAAAATATGGCTTGTTTGCAATGGTCTTAATTGTCTCAATATCTTGTGATTCGGCAGACGAAACAGACACCGAAAAACCTGTAATAGATCTTTCTATGACTGATGCTTTCCCCACCAGTTGTGCTACCATTTACTTTGATGAACCATTCAATTTTAAAGCCTATTTTTCCGACAATTTTGCTTTAGGCTCCTATAGCATTGACATTCACAATAATTTTGACCATCACTCACACAGTACTGAAGATGATGACTGTACCCTTGATGACAAAAAGACAGCTACAAATCCATATGTGTTTATAAATGATTACGAAATCCCTGAAAACTCGTCTTCTTATGAGGCAAACCTTACCATGACTATCCCTTCGAGTGATGCATCCGAGTTATTTCAAGAAGGAGACTACCATTTTTACATTAGCTTAACAGATAAAGAGGGCTGGTCAACGCACAAAGGCTTAAGTATTAAAATATTACACAAATAGCATCCATCCTCCAAAATATAAACTATTAAAGGGGAAAGAGGGTTTAATCACTTCTCCTCTTTCCCTTACAAATTATTTACCTCTCCTATTGGTATCGCATCAATACAGCCTTATTATTCATTACTTCTCTATTCCGTAATAGGATCCCCCTACCGGTCAATTGTTGATTTCAATTACAGAACAATTATCCAAAAACCTCAATAAGTCTAATTCCCCAGGGTTTTGACTGGAAAACCCGTGGTCATTCAAACCATTTTTTCTATAGGCCCCGGTCTCAAAACATCAGCAAAATTTGTCTATTATCCAGACCTGCAACGGTTAATTTTTGGCTAATAAAACCGATAATCTATAATTAGCATAGCCCAATCCCGCTCTATAAAATTTCAGTGTTCGCGAAATTATTCAAAAAAAATTCATCTTGTAAACACTTGTCTATAAACAACTTAAAACTTAATTACAAAAATTAACTTGACCCCATTACGTAAATCATCCTTTTGATGTTTTTAATAACAAAGAAATATTATTTTGAAGAAGGAATTAGTAATAAAGTTTTTACGGGGAAAGTGTCCACCTACCGAAGAACAGGAACTGTACCAATCGCTGGAAAATCCGGATGAAAGGAAACTGTTCAGTAAGTTGATGGAGGAAGAAATTGAAAATACCTCCCCCCTTGCAAATGACCTTACTGATTACACAGGCTTGTTGGTAAAGATCCACCAAAGAGTAAAACTGCCAAATTCTAATAAAAAGCCTACGGTGAAATTATTAACCGTAAAAAGCTTGAAGATAGCTGCAACTCTTTTTATGATTCTTTTTTCAGGCTACTTTTTATCTCAGCCTTGGTTGAAAAATCAAGATAAAGCAAAATGGACAGCCGATGCATTAAAAATTTATGAACGAACCACAGGTATAGGAGAAAAGCTAACCCTTACAATGCCGGATGGGACGAGAGTAATTGTCAATTCAGAATCTACCATACAATTCAGTTCAGCATACGGTCATGAGGAACGGCGTATAACATTGAAGGGTGAGGCATATTTTGAAGTTGCTCCTGATTCCTTAAAACCTTTTTTTGTGAATGCCGGGGAAGGCATTACTCAGGCACTAGGTACGGCATTTAATGTTTCTACGAAGGATGATCGTTTTCAAGTAGCCCTGGTAGAAGGCAAAGTAAAAGTTGCCATAGGCCAAAATTCTACACAATTAAACCCCGGCCAAATGGCTGTATGGAAGCATGCCAAAAACACTGCTGAAATTAGGGTTAAACAATTTAATATAGAAGAAATCACTGCATGGAAGGAAGGGAAGCTTAACTTAAAAAATACAGCACTTGGAAAAATATTGAAAGACTTGGAGCACCGATATGACGTCTCATTTGAAATCGATCCTGATTTAGATTTAAAACAGCGGATTTCAGGTGCCTTTGAAAACAAAAATCTAATAAATGTGCTCACAGGGTTAAGCTTTTCTACAGCTTTTACCTTTGAGATAAACGAAAAGCAAGTAATTCTAACCAAACGCCTATGAAAAAACAAAAACAGGGTAAACACTCCATCGCCAAATGAATCTATTTACCCTGAATGATTTAAGTAATACACCTAAAACAACTAAAATTATGAAAAGAAAATTACTTTACCTTATAAAAATGGTATCGAAAAACATTTTGTATGGTCTGGTGATCCAGTGCCTACTCATGTCTACATTAATGGCACATGATATCAGCGCCCAAATTAGACCAATAGACAAAACCTATATCCAGATGGAACGGACGGAAGGCAAGCTTCTAGAAATATTTGGTGACATTGAAGCTAGGTCGGATTACAGGTTTGTTTATCCGGAAGAAATAGTTGAGTTTAAATCTCAAATTACTGTAAAAGATCAACTACAGTCAGTAAGCGATATCTTGGTGGATGTAGGATTAACAGCTCGCTTGCGATTCAAGCAAGTGGACAACACCATATATGTTGCAAAACTCAACGGTAGTGAAGGCCAGTCTTCAGATGAGATGGCAATCATCAGTGGTAAAGTGACCGATGAAAGAGGAGATCCTATTCCGGGAGCAACCATATTGGTGGAAGGGACAAATAATGGAACTGCCACAGATATTGATGGGCAATACCAAATTGATGTAGCTGAGGGAGCAGTCCTGGTTTTTTCCTTTATCGGTTATAATAGCCAAAGGATCGAAGTTGGAAACCAACAGACGATAAATGTGGTATTATTAGAAGACGCCACCTCTCTAGATGAAGTCGTAGTAATAGGCTACGGTACACAGAAAAAAGTAAATTTAACAGGTGCGGTATCTTCAATTGATGTTGGAAAAGAAACAGAGACCCGCCCCATTACCTCTCTTTCTTCCGGTCTTTCAGGTTTAGCCGCCGGTTTGTATGTCAATCAAGGAAGTGGTCGCCCTGGAAATGACGGAGCCACACTAAGGGTCCGGGGACAAGGAACACTAAACAATGCAAACCCACTAATTATTATAGATGGGGCTGTTGGCAACATGAATCACCTTAACCCTCAAGATGTTGAAAGCATTTCCGTTTTAAAGGATGCAGCTTCTGCTGCAATCTATGGGTCAAGAGCGGCAAATGGGGTAATTTTAATCACTACTAAGCAAGGAGCAGCCGGAGAGTTTAAAGTGAATTACAACACCTTCTTCTCTTCTGCCCAGCCATCAAATGTGGTGGAGACAGTTTCCAATTATGCAGACTATATGGAGTTAATAAATGAAGGATTTAAGAATTCTGACCCCAATGCAAATCCAATATTTTCTCAGGAAAAAATAAATGAATGGCGTGAAAATGAAGGTGGTGATCCATTGAAATACCCCAACACTCAATGGGTAGACGAAGTTTTTCAGAAAAACATTGTACAAAATCACAACTTATCGTTTTCCGGCGGAAGTGAAACAGTTAAATTTTTTGGATCATTTGGTTATTTAGACAACCCGGGGATCATTGAGCGCTCCGGATATGAAAGGTATACTGCCAGAATAAATTTAGAAGCAGAGGTCAAACCTTGGCTGACCTTAGGCACTCAACTAAATGGAGTAGTGGCGAATACGGATATTGGTACCAATCAAATTGGTTCGGTTTTTCAATATGCCGGAGCAAGCACTCCAGGCATGATTCTCCGTGCTCCTGATGGCCGCTATGGTGGTCCAAACAATCCAGAAGATGACCCACAAGCCAATAATGTGTTGCATAACCTGAACAGCCAAAGGGGTGACATTAAACACAATAAGCTAAATTCCAGGTTTTATGGAAAACTAAGACCTATCAAAGGTTTGAGTATAGAGGGTTCCTTTAATTACACCTTCGACGATTATTTAGAATATTCTCAACCTGTTTTCAATAATAGATGGGATTTTTATACCAATACCATCTCTCGAAATGCTGTAGGTAGAACTTCTGTAAGAAATAGGAACACAAAATATAATAATTATTTCATGGATGGGGTAGTTCGATATGAGGGTGAAGTAGCGAGCAAGCTTACTTACAACCTTATGGCCGGAGCTAGTCAAGAACATTACACCTATTCATGGTTTCAAGCTAGCAAGTACGATCTAATTGATCCGGCATTGAGTGTATTGGATGCTGCCACCTTAGATGCCGCTGCCAACGGCAATGCTGCTGAATACGCAATGCAATCCTTCTTCGGAAGAATGAACCTATCCTGGGACGATAAATATTTATTTGAAGCCAATATTAGGCGAGATGGAACATCCAGATTCGCTAAAGGAAGCAGGAGATGGGGAGTTTTCCCTTCTTTTTCTGCAGGATGGAGAATTTCTGAGGAAGATTTCTTTAATGCATCTTGGCTTCCTAATCTAAAAGTTAGGGCATCTTATGGTTCACTAGGAAACAATGCAGTGGGCAATTATGAATATCAAGCGGTCTACAATGCAGCCAATTATGTTCTGAATAATAACCTGTTTGTTGGCTTTGCCCAAACTGCATTATCAAATGCAGCCTTGACTTGGGAAAGCACTTATATTTCAAATATTGGTTTAGATTTTGACTTGTTTGATTTCAAATTTGGGGGCTCTATAGAGGCCTTCGATAAGGTAACCAAAAACATCCTGATCGATTTACCAGCGCCTCTAGTAGTAGGGAATGCCAGTATTCCTAAACAAAATGCTGCTGAGGTACAAAATCGAGGTATTGAACTCAACTTGAATTACCGCGACCAAGTCGGAGAATTCTCTTATAATATAGGGGGGAATTTTACTTTCGTGGACAACCGCGTAACCCGGTACAAAGGTGAGGAAAGAACAATCAATGGCAGCAACCTTATTCAGGAAGGCTATGCGATCAACACACAATACATCTTGCTTACTGATCGATTGATTCAAACTCAGGAAGACTTGGATATGGTTACCCAGATGATTGCAGATGCCCCTATTGATCCATCTACGGGGAATCAGAGAAATCCATTTGCAGCCTATGGAACCCCGACTTTGGGTGACTTTTTGTATAAAGACACCAACGAAGATGGTGTAATCAATGACGATGACCGGGTGACTGTGGGGCATGGAACAGCTCCTCGTGTTTCTTATGGTATTAACCTTGGCTTCAATTGGAAGGGATTTGACTTTTCTGCCTTACTTCAAGGCACATCAGGACTTCATACTGTATGGAGAGACATCTATAACACCACCGGTGTAAGGTGGGGCTACCAAATCAATCAGGAAATCGCAGAAGGTAGATGGTATGAAGGAAGAACAGATGCCACCTATCCAAGATTACTCAACTATGTAGATTCCAGAAACCTACGTGCTAGCGATTTCTGGTTGCAAAACAAGGCTTATATGAGGTTGAAAAATGTTCAATTGGGCTATACAATACCTAGAGAAATAACCCAAAAATTTAAAGTTGAAACTTTAAGAGTGTATGGAAGCCTTGAGAATTACCTAACATTTACGCAGTACAAGGGATTTGACCCTGAGGTTAGCGGGACGCAGTACCCTACGCTAAAGCAGGCATTGTTAGGACTTAACATATCATTTTAAAAATTCAGGAGAAGATGAAAAATATATTGATTTTATTTTCGCTATTGATCTTGGGCGGGTGTTACGAAATGGATACCCAGCCATTTGATAAGGTAAGTGCCGGAAGTTTTTGGAAAACTGAAGAGCATGCGCTACAAGGTATAATGGGTGTTTATGCGGACATGAAAGACCCTTACCTTTTTGGTTTATATAACATGTTTGACAATGTCTCCGAAATTGCAATAGGCTATGATGGACAAGGACTTGGTAATATAATAAATGGGAATTTTACTGACAGAACGAGTATCGTAGTAAATAGATGGAGGCGTGGGTATGACGGTATCCAACGAGCGAACACAGTCATTAGAAATGTTAGTGAAATGGAAATTGCAGAAGATGTCCAATCCACAGTGATCGGGGAGGCTAAATTTCTAAGGGCCTACTTCTATTTTCATTTATTAAACCTCTTTGGAGGAGTACCATTATACGACGAAAGTGTCGATTTGAATCAGGATTTTAATCAGCTTAAAGCTTCTAGAAGTACAGAGGAAGAAGTTAGGGCATTTATTATTGCCGATCTTGATGATGCAATCAACCGTCTGCCTACATCCTATCCGCAAGAACATTATGGACGTGCCACAAAAGGAGCAGCTACTGCACTTAGAGGCAAGGTCTATTTGTTTAACAAAGAATGGGAAAAGGCAATTGAAGACCTTGAAGACGTTGTGTATAACACCAAAAACAATTATGGGTATCATCTTCATAACAGTTACCCTGAATTGTTTACTCCTGTAGCTCATTCTAGTGATGAAATGATTTTTTCTATCCAAAATAAAGGTGGTGTAGGCTTTGCCTACGGCATGCCATTGGCATTTTATCTAGGCACAAGGTCCACATT of the Cyclobacterium marinum DSM 745 genome contains:
- a CDS encoding TonB-dependent receptor codes for the protein MKKNLMLMLTLFLIFGYAFSQSNQELKGIVTDKENKPLKGAFVKLNEPNKGTITNDNGEFIISGLQKGTYEINIRFLGYENLTKTVTLPTNNLPRFSLSKTPISLQEVIVTDNHALNRKKEESLGIEIVNEDYLKQNLGGSLMKSLERLPGISTIDIGSGQSKPVIRGLSFNRVVVVENNIKHEAQQWGADHGLEIDQYAVDYVEIIKGPASLMYGSDAIGGVIDMKNNKLPEKNTISGAVDISGKTNNDFIGTSVSLEGRKDWFFASLTATLLDYGDFRVPTDSVDIYNYRAALHDNYMRNTAGNEQNFHLSFGLVKDKIQSRFYLSNVNSKSGFFANAHGLEPRNVDTDVHDRSSRDVQYPFQKVNHLKIINNTTIWQEKSRLELDLGYQQNHREEWSQYVQHGYMPAIFPDTLDFDMDLERKFNKDIYSANAKFFFEPTDKTQLNAGINGEYKENQINGRGFIIPAYRQLNIGGFVFGRHELSPTKQLQAGMRYDYGRIKTFSYFDWYPSPIDDAVDPENNFLQRAATINRSFSNFTWSLGYNYNPGKWNYKVNIGKSFRMPIPKELAANGVNYHRFSYEVGNPDLSPEMAYQLDLGVAFGSKIFAAGVSPFVNYFSNYIYLNPTSAHDRLYGNGNQIFIYTESKVLRYGGEFHSHYELKDWLQLGLIGEYIYSRQLSGEKEGYTLPFSPPASAIINLKYHGKTLGRIEKPYLSVDYKITSAQTNIVPPEVITNGYQVFNLGMGGEVNLYKQKVNLSFQVQNLLNKKYFNHTSYYRLINVPEPGRNFIVNMNIPFHSTKTL
- a CDS encoding helix-turn-helix domain-containing protein is translated as MPIIVNLDVIMAKRKVSLNELSERVNLTLSNLSILKTGKAKAIRFSTLEAICKALDCQPSDILEYVIDKNVPSNS
- a CDS encoding SusC/RagA family TonB-linked outer membrane protein → MKRKLLYLIKMVSKNILYGLVIQCLLMSTLMAHDISAQIRPIDKTYIQMERTEGKLLEIFGDIEARSDYRFVYPEEIVEFKSQITVKDQLQSVSDILVDVGLTARLRFKQVDNTIYVAKLNGSEGQSSDEMAIISGKVTDERGDPIPGATILVEGTNNGTATDIDGQYQIDVAEGAVLVFSFIGYNSQRIEVGNQQTINVVLLEDATSLDEVVVIGYGTQKKVNLTGAVSSIDVGKETETRPITSLSSGLSGLAAGLYVNQGSGRPGNDGATLRVRGQGTLNNANPLIIIDGAVGNMNHLNPQDVESISVLKDAASAAIYGSRAANGVILITTKQGAAGEFKVNYNTFFSSAQPSNVVETVSNYADYMELINEGFKNSDPNANPIFSQEKINEWRENEGGDPLKYPNTQWVDEVFQKNIVQNHNLSFSGGSETVKFFGSFGYLDNPGIIERSGYERYTARINLEAEVKPWLTLGTQLNGVVANTDIGTNQIGSVFQYAGASTPGMILRAPDGRYGGPNNPEDDPQANNVLHNLNSQRGDIKHNKLNSRFYGKLRPIKGLSIEGSFNYTFDDYLEYSQPVFNNRWDFYTNTISRNAVGRTSVRNRNTKYNNYFMDGVVRYEGEVASKLTYNLMAGASQEHYTYSWFQASKYDLIDPALSVLDAATLDAAANGNAAEYAMQSFFGRMNLSWDDKYLFEANIRRDGTSRFAKGSRRWGVFPSFSAGWRISEEDFFNASWLPNLKVRASYGSLGNNAVGNYEYQAVYNAANYVLNNNLFVGFAQTALSNAALTWESTYISNIGLDFDLFDFKFGGSIEAFDKVTKNILIDLPAPLVVGNASIPKQNAAEVQNRGIELNLNYRDQVGEFSYNIGGNFTFVDNRVTRYKGEERTINGSNLIQEGYAINTQYILLTDRLIQTQEDLDMVTQMIADAPIDPSTGNQRNPFAAYGTPTLGDFLYKDTNEDGVINDDDRVTVGHGTAPRVSYGINLGFNWKGFDFSALLQGTSGLHTVWRDIYNTTGVRWGYQINQEIAEGRWYEGRTDATYPRLLNYVDSRNLRASDFWLQNKAYMRLKNVQLGYTIPREITQKFKVETLRVYGSLENYLTFTQYKGFDPEVSGTQYPTLKQALLGLNISF
- a CDS encoding FecR family protein, with amino-acid sequence MKKELVIKFLRGKCPPTEEQELYQSLENPDERKLFSKLMEEEIENTSPLANDLTDYTGLLVKIHQRVKLPNSNKKPTVKLLTVKSLKIAATLFMILFSGYFLSQPWLKNQDKAKWTADALKIYERTTGIGEKLTLTMPDGTRVIVNSESTIQFSSAYGHEERRITLKGEAYFEVAPDSLKPFFVNAGEGITQALGTAFNVSTKDDRFQVALVEGKVKVAIGQNSTQLNPGQMAVWKHAKNTAEIRVKQFNIEEITAWKEGKLNLKNTALGKILKDLEHRYDVSFEIDPDLDLKQRISGAFENKNLINVLTGLSFSTAFTFEINEKQVILTKRL
- a CDS encoding Fur family transcriptional regulator; its protein translation is MGVAEILSFHDLKRTSCREGILEVMLVSKQALSENVIREQLNGHFDRTTFYRSFKTLEAKRIIHKVVIDNLPVKYALGNTLNPKKMHAHFFCKDCNSVECLNNTPIPTYPLPDGYTYSDTEVIIKGSCAKCNQ
- a CDS encoding DUF4625 domain-containing protein; protein product: MKKYISFTPNLTSFSLNLLIKYGLFAMVLIVSISCDSADETDTEKPVIDLSMTDAFPTSCATIYFDEPFNFKAYFSDNFALGSYSIDIHNNFDHHSHSTEDDDCTLDDKKTATNPYVFINDYEIPENSSSYEANLTMTIPSSDASELFQEGDYHFYISLTDKEGWSTHKGLSIKILHK
- a CDS encoding DUF2975 domain-containing protein, yielding MNKYSIIFLKAVILLIGIVALAILIWFPLTEGRATNLDLFNIYFDSFILYGYAVSFFFFIALYQAFRLLGYIGQNNVFSSHAVNTLKRIKHCAISISAFIVAAGLFIRISHNIEDDPAGFLAICIVTTFAAIVIATTAAIFQKLLQNAIDMKSENDLTI